From the Palaemon carinicauda isolate YSFRI2023 chromosome 4, ASM3689809v2, whole genome shotgun sequence genome, the window AACTCCAATATACACTGTGATGCAAtactctttttatttatatatatattttcatctcttaCTATTATATAAGGTGAATAGAATCTGTAAGGCCAAGAAAGcgcaaaacaatattatataacctTCAGTCAAGACTCTTTGTTTTAACATTAATGTTagatcatttattatcatttattaacaaTACCAACTCAGTAAACTACACCTTAAGCGCCCTCTAAGTCTTGAGACCCACAAAAACGACCACTTGTGTATGAAGTTATGGTGAAGATGGTGAAAAAATCCGGGCCTACCTCATCATTTAATCATGAGATATGGTGATTACATGCTTTCAGACATTATATACGAGGGGGATTGGTGAGAAGAATAACAATGAGGTTTAACAATGACTATGAATATGACAATGAGAGGATGATATCAGGAAATTTAAAAGTGTCAGTAGTAACAATCAGTTTGTGATGACATAGAATATCTTGAGAATAACAATAGGGATTAATAGGATTTATCAAAATATAGACCTCAACGAAAGATGAATTACAACTTAATGTTATCATAGTGTATTGTtgtacaaaggatatatatatatatatatatatatatatatatatatatatatatatatatatatatagatatagatatgcaaacATATTACTTTTTGGAAATTGAAACACTTCTTATTTCATACAATACTTCTCCATGTGTGCCACTAAAATTACTATTAAGAgataatgaaattttatatatatatatatatatatatatatatatatatatatatatatatatatatatatatatatatatataaaatctaagttTAGAAGTAGGACAAGCGAATAATGTGATTATACATTTGAATGTACAGCATTCTTTAATGTGACATGGAATATTCCTTGGGAAACTCTTGATAGTTGCCAATATAAAAAATTGCGTGACCAAAATTTTCTACGACCCttataaaaaaaagactaaattaatTTCAAAGGTAAATTGTGTgatttcctttttatattagcaAATAATAGTTCATACGAGAACAATCTTTAGTTATCCAGTTTGTTTGACCTTACTTTCATTGAACTTTGCAGAGCCTATCAAAAATGAAACTtggcaagatgagagagagagagagagagagagagagagagagagagagagagagagagagagagattcaaactcaTATGTACTAGGAAATATCATGTCTTCCTGTGGGTGTTTTCACGATGAATCCAGGTGTTTAATTCCTGGACTGTTGTAATTTGCAATTATGAAGTTTTATTGATACTAAAACGAGATGTTTTCGTTTGTGAAGATTAAATCTACTTCATTCTTGAGATGAGAAATACGAAACACTTGGCTGTGATAGAAACTTCTAAGAACttcaaaaatatttccttttagaaTTAAAATGTTCAGGAGTTTCTGAAGAGTTAAGGATGATAATTGTCAACAGTCCTTTAACATCTGTTACATTTCAAGGATATATTCTACGATCGTTAGCTATTCCTTACCTATTCCCCTCTTTAATTACAAACTGATAAATCAAGCTCCTTTATTTGCTATGATAATTCCAGCAATCGATTTCTTCATCTTGActttccctcctttccagtagtgatattccagcaatcgaTTTCTTCATCTTGActttccctcctttccagtagtgatattccagcaatggaTTTCTTTATCTTGACTCTCCCTACTTtctagtagtgatattccagcaatggaTTTCTTTATTTTGACTCTCCCtcttttccagtagtgatattccagcaatcgaTTTCTTCATCTTGActttccctcctttccagtagtgatattccagcaatcgaTTTCTTTATCATggctctccctcctttccagtagtgatattccagcaatcgaTTTCTTTATcatgactctccctcctttccagtagtgatattccagcaatcgaTTTCTTTATcatgactctccctcctttccagtagtgctaTTCCAGCAATTGATTTCTTTATCATGACTCTCCCTCTTTtctagtagtgatattccagcaatggaTTTCTTTATCTTGACTCTCCCTACTTtctagtagtgatattccagcaatggaTTTCTTTATCTTGACTCTCCTTCCTTTCCAGTCGTGATATTCCAGCAATGGATTTCTTTATcatgactctccctcctttccagtagtgatattccagcaatcgaTTTCTTTATCTTGACTCTCCCtactttccagtagtgatattccagcaatcgattttttttctatcttgactctccctcctttccagtagtgatattccagcaatggaTTTCTTTATCATGACTCCCCATCCTTTCCAGTAGTGGTATTCCAGCAATGGATTTCTtcatcttgactctccctcctttccagtagtgatattccagcaatcgaTTTCTTCATCTTGActttccctcctttccagtagtgatattccagcaatggaTTTCTTTATCTTGACTCTCCCTACTTtctagtagtgatattccagcaatggaTTTCTTTATTTTGACTCTCCCtcttttccagtagtgatattccagcaatggaTTTCTTTATCTTCACTCTCCCtactttccagtagtgatattccagcaatcgaTTTCTTCATCATGACTCTCCCtactttccagtagtgatattccagcaatccatatTACCATCCTCAACTTGGTTCTTTCCAACTATCCCTCCTCTTTCCTCCAAGTGCTCAAATTTCAGCAACCCGTCTCACTATCCTTTTCTCGTAGATTATTCAGTAGTTGAATATTTAATGGAACCTCAATAATATCCAAATTCTGCAAGCAAGTCATTCATAGCTCCAGAGTCACATAGTATTCCCATTTCTATATTAAGGGTTTGGTTTTTTTCTTAGTAAATCTCGGTAATACCATGCAAATAAAAGTGACCAAAACCTCTGATGGAAGTTTAGCCAAGCTATTTTGTACATAAAAATCTTTATTGGGTGCAACAGCTGTACAACCAGAAACTTATTTTTACCTCTTCTCACTGTATAGTACTGGCATGGCCATTGAAAAGTCTTACATGTCACCTTGAAGTGAAAATCCACTCAGAATCATCACTTAAGCAAGTCCATTCGAAATGAAAATCATCAAATTAGCAAGTCCTTTGAAATGAAAATCATCAAATTAGTAAGTCCTTTGAAATGAGAATCATCAAATTAGTAAGTCCTTTGAAATGAGAATCATCAAATTAGTAAGTCCTTTGAAATGAGAATCATCAAATTAGTAAGTCCTTTGAAATGAGAATCATCAAATTAGTAAGTCCTTTGAAATGAGAACTATCAAATTAGTAAGTCCATTTGAAATGAGAACCATCTAATTAGCAAGTCCTTTGAAATGAGAATCATCAAATTAGTAAGTCCTTTGAAATGAAAATCATCAAATTAGTAAGTCCTTTGAAATGAGAACTATCAAATTAGTAAGTCCATTTGAAATGAGAATCATCAAATTAGTCCTTTGAAATGAGAACTATCAAATTAGTAAGTCCATTTGAAATGAGAATCATCAAATTAGTAAGTCCTTTGAAATGAGAATCCTCAAATTAGAAAGTCCTTTGAAATGAGAACTATCAAATTAGTAAGTCCATTCGAAATTAGAATCATCATAGCTATTAGAACTCTATTAAGTGAACACAAGCCCCCCTCCCCAAAAAATAAACTTCACAATGTACGGTTCAGAGAAAGACAAGATTTAATGGAGAACTGACACTCTTGAAGGCCAAGGTTTCCATCGTGGGAAATGTGATTTCATAGGGAAGACTTACTTCTATTAAGTCTATCACACTTCTTCATAAAGAACAAATGATAATGAGCTCTAAACATAGCTTAAAACAATATTGATTATTTTGACTCGGTATGTAATAGGCAAAGTATTAGTGAAGTTCATTATGAGGTATAAAGATTTAAAAGTACTGAGTGACGAAAACAAGTACAAAAATACTTGCATTTAAATCAAAACATATTACATTTGATCATTTAAATTCTCATGAAAAGGCATTTCTTGAATACTAAACGAACAACAGTCGTCCCGCAGATAATCAAAGTTTAATGGCGTCCTGCTTCAGAAGAAAACTTCAAAATGATATCAAATGAACAATGAAGCAGAAGCAATAATGTTATTCAGTGCAGTGTACTTAATATCTACAGCCCTCTAGTACAGTCCATCATGATAGTCATtgccattttttaaaaatatttatcactGGCAGAACCTTTCTGTGGCTCAAAGATGAACAGCCACATCAAAGGGCTCTTGGGATAACGCTCCTATGATTCGAAAATAGCAGTTGTCAGCAACCAGAATGGTGGTTTAAGGTTGGGGCTGATGGCTCCGTGATGaaggataaaatatatttacatatataagtttacattaaacatatatataaatacatatgttgcTACGTTGCCAGAATCTACGATCCCAATGGAGACAcctacctttttttttctattattttgattcTAGATTCATCATCTCTCATATAAGATATTCAGCAAGAATTGGGTCTTAAGATCTATTGCAAGAATTGGGTCTTAAGATCTATTGCAAGAATTGGGTCTTAAGATCTATTCGCACTTCATGGACTTTTGCAGTCATTCGACGAACTGTAACTTAGCCAAGGCCTTCAACTTGGGAAGCTGGTGTCTTCAAGACTTTATTTTGCTTTTAAGTGCTGTCGTTACAACGTACCATCTACCGTGAACTGATTTAATGCAAAAAAGGTCAAAGCAGTTGTCACTACAAGATCTAAGTTTGTCATTTTGTTTTTCAATGGGGCTTGACAGTGTACCACTGCTGGGTAATTTAAGATTTTCTTAATAGCTTGATCTGAGGATACTAGTAGAGGAAAACTGATTTCTTTCAATAGCTTGATCTGAGGATACTAGTAGAGGAAAACTGATTTCTTTCAATAGCTTGATCTGATGATACTAGTAGAGGAAAACTGATTTCTTTCAATAGCTTGATCTGAGGATACTAGTAGAGGAAAACTGACTTCTTTCACTAGCTTGATCTGATGATACTGGTAAAGGAAAACTGATTTGTTTCAATAGCTTGATCTGAGGATACTAGTAGAGGAAAACTGACTTCTTTCAATAGCTTGATCTGATGATACTAGTAGAGGAAAACTGATTTCTTTCAATAGCTTGATCTGATAATATTCATCTTCAAGGTAAGGGAAAACTTATCTCTGTTAAACGTTAATCAATGGGACAATTACTAATGAGGCAAATGGAAAATGGTCATAGATATGTGGGAACTAGATGTGCATGGAatcagagcagcagcagcagtggaaatgaaaaatgacaatactgtatattcatttcgAATTGTGAAGAGACAGATGTGAACTGAATACTGCTTAAGACTTCAAAATAACCAAAATCCTTTGGTAGATTCTTAAGAATAGAACCTTAAATAGTTGGTCTGCTGTTAGCTAAACAGACGTAAACACAGTCGATCTTGAAGTGAAAAGCTGATGTAAATCGCGCAGAGTAGAGATGGTTTGccaaaggtagtagtagtagtagtactgtagaGATGATGATTGTGGCCTAAGCCTTTGTAACCACTCCCCTCTGATCCCGTATAGCTTCGTCCCGTTGTGCCAAGGAATAAAGTGGTTAGGCTTTTGTGTCTCCAATGGTGTCCCAGATGGCCCACTAGCGAAAAAGAAGAAATAATCACCCTCCACCTTGGCCAACAGCCCCATAATCCAGTAGTCACACTTTCCTGCAAGCACGACATTGAAAATGCCATTAGAAAATCTTGTGCACCAAAGAGGGAATAAAACTTTTGCTGTGATTTTGAAAGGAAACTTCCAAGGGAAGGAAAAGATGGTTATAAAgggtaaagccctgtccacacgatcgagcatgcccgacgggcaaacagtgataccagaccacaatagttagtaagaacgAGGGTTAAAGACatcagaagcaggaaaaccacagacagggatctggcatcatacagtgttgccaaatccctgcctttagttttcccacttctgacgtcatcaaccctcattttcgctaactattgtggcctggtatcactgtttgcccgtcgggcatgctcgatcgtgtggacagggctttttAGTGCTGATATATTtcatcctacactgttaaaaatttgccgtaaaaaaaccggtgaaaaatcctggaataaatgttgccaggcatttaccgttttaaaaacggatatattgacgtaaaggagtgatattacagtcaccaactagaaaaatataagaacaaagtatggtaaaattacggtcgcctgtattttacagagaTACGGCTGTGAACagtgtttacggagaatttccgataaaaattacggtttttttaacagtgtatagcgTGCTCTTTATAGGTAACATATAGTTTAATAACTATTGAACTAAAGATTTATTACAGCAACTTCAATATTTCCAACTTTTTTAAATTTCAGCACTGAAAATTATCAATCAAATTAGGTATTACGATTTTTGTTTTGCAAAGCTATTAATAGCccgatatttttaaaatttcttactTATGAAGCTCTTTTAATTGAGAGTTTTCATTAGTCAAATTTGTGAAATCAGCTTCGGCTCAGcggaaaagttttatatatatatatatatatatatatatatatatatatatattatatatatatatatatatatatatatatatatatatatgtatatatatatgtatatatatatacatatatgtatatatatatatatatatatatatatatatatgtatatatatacatatacatatacacactatcaGTTAGAGCATAGCCTAAATTGTAAGTTAATTGGCTATAAGGACCGTAAAATCAACATTAACCCAAATATGAAAACCTTAAAATGTCATAGGGACATTATTTTTTCCCCAAGTTGGTTATGTAGAGTTGCTTAGGAAAAAATCATTAGTCTATGCAAgttagaattaatgaaaaataatatggaATTGAgataaatttactttaaaaatgcAGATGGAtgttaatgaatttactttaaagaTGCTGACGTATGTTATtggtcactatagtccatttcttttagcgatgcatatttgcactgactcgcagcggtggccttttagctcggaaaagtttccggatcgctgattggttggacgagataattcctaccgatcagcgatcacgaaacttttccgagctaaaagggcacccctgcgagtcggtgcgactcgcagcggtgcccttttagctcggaaaagtttccggatcgctgattggttggacgagataattccaaccaatcagcgatcacgaaacttttccgagctaaaagggcaccgctgcgagtcggtgcaaatatgcatcgccaaaagaaatggactatagctcttTGTTAAATCAGTTCATCTTCAGCCTGGTCTACGAACTTTATAATATCCAGGAATATCTCAACAGACCAGCGTGTGTTCATTTGTTGAACTACTGGTGTTCAGTGaattaaaacattgaaataaatctcggTTTAGTTAAAATCACTTTTATGTCTTGCCTGTTATGGTAAGAACTTGCTTAAATAGTTGTTTCTTAAAGTTATCTGGATAACATCTATATATGGACATCCGATCATTGAAAATGTAACTAAATATGAAGTACGCATTCTCTATATTTTGATTGAAGGCACATCACAGATGGTtaggggaaaaaataaataaataaaaaaaaaacggtttatATTACATATCATTacgtatatgaaaagaaaaaagttcATTGGATGTTAAATTTTTGTTTGTGGTGATTTATAGGATTTTGCGCAATACAGGATTTTTCCAAGTACATGCTGAAGATTTTAAATATGCTTGCAAAGTGCACACATTATATTTTGAATGAATTTAAACTTATTGGTAATACCACTGCTGAGAatattctcttcctttttttaatgttgttactgttcttaaaatatttaactttgattatttattacttctcttgtagcttatttatttcctttcctcactgggctatttttccccgttggggcccttgggcttatagtatcttgcttttccaactagggttgtagcttggcttttaataataataataatacggattcTTCTCAACGAATCAGTGCTGTAAATGTTTTCAATGGTAACATGGTCCATGATTTAATTGGTATGCACTCTAGAACCTACGTAACAACGAAATCTGTACTATGACTGCTTTACTAGATAACGGATTCGGTATTACGAACAAAGTTTTAACGAAATTTACTTTACTCCACAggttgtttttctggtcctatactgcaggggaaccctactctaaaCAGGACCTTCACAGCACTTTTATGGTATATATaacaaggcattcagcattttgcACAGCATATTGCTTGTTTATCATCAAATTCACGTTATCAAAGcagttagaaaacaagaaagtcttcagttttctcttgaaaactttaatatcttcagtctttcgtatgtcTAGAGGTTTATGCAATAACCAATGTGCCATTgctattatttatgaatatacactATGGATGCTTTAGAATATCACCTTATATGTATTATGGATAATTTATACTACTGATAAGGAAGTAGAATGTGTGCATTAAATTATAACTGGCTATAGCCACATCagagattctgggcgaaataagccacacctcctgatgacgtcatacccaatcacgttgtctccgCGTTAACAGCGGCCACAACACAAGTTAGTTTAGTTTGAAAATTGTAAGAGCTATTATGACAGCTGCTAATGTCGGTTGATATATAGTTAAAAACAGGAGTCCCAGCAACGTGGCTCCCACGaaatgtaccctgtcacacccttactttgtgGTGAGTGACCAAACAGATGTTAATGGTAGAAGTGGTGGGCAGGGCTAAACTCAGGAATTCGCCGCGTATTCAGGGTATGGCTCTGGCTCGGAGCGTTTCTTCAGAGCGAGgagtaccaggaatttctgtgtcccgCTGTACATCTTACCGAGAGCTGATACGTAATGTGTCTTCCAGAGTTTTTCCGTTTAAACTCATCAAGAAATTTGAAGTCATGCTAAGGAAGcttaaaatgaataattcattttaCAAAATGGATGTTTCATTAGTGCATCTGTAATATTGATACATTCTCTAAAACATAACTTAGTAGGTTGTTTGAGCGATTCGGCCTTTTGATTATGGATTATATACTTCCATTTATCTTCTGGATTCTAAATTAACCTTTATGAATGGCTTTCATAGATCTCATTTTAGTTTGGCTCGTGAACGAGCTCCTGATCTAGGTTCAAAGAAACCTTTTTCAAGAACGCCACAGCCAAGTAAAAATTACtatttattgaaacttttttttttctgggacaGAATTATAATCAAAACAATTCCAGAACAGCAATAGGCTTCTCAGTTACCCTTTTATTATCTTTTCAGGCACACTTTAAGAAGGCTTGAATCTTTATTTCAAGATTATATTCTTACACCTGAAACTGACACAAGGTCAAGCAATGTCCTTTATTATCCCTATCCCAATCTTTGCAGGATTCGAGATATTCTAAAATATCGTTGAGTTCCTGTACTGCCGATTTTTCTTCCTTACTCAAGATCCTTTAAATACTGGAGAAAGAGGAAATATTATGCACTCACCTGATAACTATGGAAGATACAAAGAAAGAATGGTTGACGAACAGAAAGAtagaaagataaaatataataaagttaaGTGGGCTACTGCAATTGACCAAAATGTTTCTATACAAGCTGGGACATTTGACCCAGCGTGCAAAATGTCATACATGGATAGCGAAGCATATAACTTAgaattggatttatgaaatttACCAACGGATTTTAATTACGTACTTTGAAGCATATTCAAATAGaacatttttcttttactaaagttgTCATAGAGATAAAAAAGAATCGGAAGACGGGTGAATTTATCTTAACTTAACTCGCATTTAATTAAAAGGGAATTTATTATGGACAATTTTGAGGTTTAAAGCAATATCAAGAGGTTTGAAGGACCAGGGAATATTTCATGTCATGCCAAggaatatatatagaaatttacttTATATACCAATGCACACATGTATCTGtagtctatgtatgtgtatgtatatatatatatatatatatatatatatatatttatatatatatatatttatatatatatatatatatatatatatatatatatttatatttgtatgtatgtatatacacacacactaacattatatatatatatatatatatatatatatatatatatatatatatatatatatacacatacattaacaAATATGGTGAACTAATATATGATTTTCTATGGTAGTGTACTTGGGCATATAATTGATTTAAGCATGTatctacatacaaacatacatgccaACAGTATGCATTAAAATGACTTAGAAATTGTAATATCAATTTGTTAGCTTATCAAAATTAAAGAAAGCACAATAGGAAGGCGAGAGGCCGGATCGAAGTCCTGCCCAAAGCTGATTTCATTAATCTGAGGATTAAAATCTATCTTGATAATTCACGGTTgggtgcacagagagagagagagagagagagagagagagagagagagagagagagagagagggttgaaatGCTGAGGGCAATGGCTAAGAGTAGTAATTTCACAAAAGCAAatagatatttaaaatatttaaatgattctattaaACATGCTTAAAGCTACtgggcccttctctctctctctctctctctctctctctctctctctctctctctctctctctcacagcaccCCTTATACTTACTCCTCGGGTAAGTAGATGGAAGTATCCCGGtccttctcttcttcttgctttttatttttcatatctccTTCCTGCCTCCGCCCCGTGGAATCCTTGTCGTATCCTTCGCCTTCGTCATTCTCATCGTCCTCGTCGTCGTCTTCGTCATCATCGTCGCCGTCTTGCTGATTAGAAGAAACGTCTTCCTGGTCCGGAGGTATCTGGTACTGGCACCGCCTCTTCTGGCATCCCGGGTACCACCAGTAACTCACGATACCCAGAGACAGGCCGCACAGGATGTTGGGCACCAACAGGGCGATGATGATGTTGGACACCTCCGTGTTCCAGTCGTACTGGGTGATGACCATGTTGGCGTCGACCCTCGAGTAGTAGCAAGGGAAGATGCCGTTCTCCCTCCCGTGCATGTCGCCGAAGATGGAGCAGTTGATGGTGGGCGGGTACCCGCACGCCTTGATGTTGACGAAGACGGGGACGCCCACGCCCACCCACAGGTTGTCTTCGTTGTCGAAGTTCGAGGCGTCGTATTTATCGAAGGGGAGGTGCATGTAATTCACGTAGATCTGGTCACACTCGTACTGGTCTACTGTACAGCCTTGCTTGCAGGAGGACCACGAGCAGTTCTTGATGCCCCTGCGCTGGTCGGACTGAACAGTCATGCACACCACTGGTTCCGGGTCGAAATTGGCCATGAGCGTTGAAATTGAAGGGTCCAGAATCCAGGGGATCAAGAACATGAAAACGAACGACGACAGACACGCGGTCGTTCCGAGAGTGAGGGTTGTGTAGTATTTAAGGCGGACACCCAGAGGCTCCTTCTCGACTTCTTCCTCCATCTTTTAAAGGTTCTGCTTACGAGAGAAAAGCTTCAAGGAAAAAGGCTCTAGATAATATAGTATCTAAGACAGACTAGATTACAGCGAAAGGGGAATCAGGCTAGTCTATCAGAGTAGAGGATTCGAAAGCAGAAGGCTGCGATAGTCTTTCCAATGTGGACGGGAGAGgccaataattgaaataaataaatacactactGGCTAGATTACTATTATCAGAAATGAATTCTTTAGGTCATTTTACGCCTCTGATGACCTTGGAAAACTGTTTtgacttttatattattttggatAAAAAGAGGCTCAAAACTCTATAGACTGTGAGTCAAGGCATAAATAATGAAAACTCTGATGGATGAGGAAAAAACACTTAATGATCAGAGGTGAgtatttatatacaaaagtttaAAAGAACTTGGCTTTAGACATTCATGAAGTATATATATGACCCACGTTCTAGAACCCCACtgtgtatacaatgtatatgtgtAGGTATCTCTTATGTGTAAAGGTTCTGATACATCATAGGTACCTGATGCCAAGTGGGTATATATCAAGAGTCAAGACTGAACTAGGCACTTTAGTAATAGCTATGTACAAACGAATGTACCTGAAAAACAGGTAATCTAGAAATAGTGTAGTAATGTGTGTATGGCTCACAGCGACAAACGTCTTGAATTTTCTGTTTCAAATACAGTCGGGAAAAATTTGTCCAGTTTGCAGCCTAT encodes:
- the LOC137639442 gene encoding protein tipE-like — its product is MEEEVEKEPLGVRLKYYTTLTLGTTACLSSFVFMFLIPWILDPSISTLMANFDPEPVVCMTVQSDQRRGIKNCSWSSCKQGCTVDQYECDQIYVNYMHLPFDKYDASNFDNEDNLWVGVGVPVFVNIKACGYPPTINCSIFGDMHGRENGIFPCYYSRVDANMVITQYDWNTEVSNIIIALLVPNILCGLSLGIVSYWWYPGCQKRRCQYQIPPDQEDVSSNQQDGDDDDEDDDEDDENDEGEGYDKDSTGRRQEGDMKNKKQEEEKDRDTSIYLPEE